Proteins from a single region of Gossypium arboreum isolate Shixiya-1 chromosome 1, ASM2569848v2, whole genome shotgun sequence:
- the LOC128280510 gene encoding uncharacterized protein LOC128280510 has product MTDLIAMFAELSLFNDRSLLAELQVRPTWIDQIRDKQIRDKSLELHFRQAKSGVTTDFGINKDGVLCFHGQICVSNDGDLKQSILSEAHSSHYAIHPGANKMYRDLRELYWWPGLKCEVTDFVARCFTCQQVKAEHQLPLHLLQPIKIPFKVKLQYYFPSSDRRSIEEGDSDTGGHVDELCHIFSRQLGGLGERRVLGPELVSKTANKVRLIRDRLKATYDRQKSYADLKKREIEYSVGDFVFLKASPWKKILRFSRKGKLSPRLIGPYQIL; this is encoded by the exons atgactgatctaaTAGCGATGTTCGCTGAACTTAGTCTCTTCAATGATAGGAGTCTGTTGGCAGAACTTCAGGTTAGACCGACATGGATTGATCAGATCAGAGATAAACAGATAAGGGACAAGTCTCTCGAGTTGCATTTCCGTCAGGCTAAAAGTGGTGTTACTACAGATTTTGGGATTAATAAGGATGGGGTATTGTGTTTCCACGGTCAGATTTGTGTATCAAATGATGGGGACTTGAAGCAGTCTATTCTGAGCGAAGCGCATAGTAGCCATTATGCTATACATCCCGGTGCGAACAAGATGTACCGAGATCTGCGAgaattatactggtggccagggttgaagtgTGAAGTTACTGACTTCGTTGCTCGCTGCTTCacttgtcagcaggttaaagctgaacatcagttacctttgCATTTGCTGCAGCCGATTAAGATACC GTTTAAGGTTAAACTTCAATActactttccatcctcagacagacggtCAATcgaagagggtgattcagatactggaggacatgttgatgAGCTGTGTCATAtattttcgaggcagttgggagga ttgggtgagcgacgtgTTCTGGGGCCGGAGTTGGTTTCGAAAACTGCAAATAAGGTTCGACTGATTAGGGATCGACTGAAAGCAACTTATGACAGgcagaagtcttatgctgatctaaaGAAACGTGAGATAGAGTATTCAGTAGGAGACTTCGTTTTTCTCAAGgcctcgccatggaagaagattctgaggttCAGCcgcaagggcaagctgagccctcgGCTTATTGGACCGTATCAGATTTTGTGA
- the LOC108450878 gene encoding uncharacterized protein LOC108450878 produces MVEAIAPDKGTGSTEARQPVLVYALHRREDRDAPNVIAGILVENTDSEVTMLSPLGQSVRVIRLYRVIPLKVQGTVFLADLMELPFGEFDSILRMDWLVKYRVSLDCTTKRVVLRTEKDTEEKFVWKGCEAFLAYISVSDSRDSSVEDIGTVSDSLDVFPEELSGFPPSQEVEFEIELISGTALVSIAPYRVAPKEMTELKA; encoded by the exons ATGGTAGAGGCGATTGCACCGGACAAAGGTACTGGATCGACTGAGGCGAGACAGCCTGTACTGGTTTATGCATTACATCGCCGTGAGGATCGAGATGCTCCAAACGTCATTGCAG GAATTTTAGTTGAGAATACCGATAGTGAGGTGACTATGTTGAGCCCATTGGGACAATCTGTCCGAGTTATTAGGTTGTATAGAGTCATTCCGTTAAAGGTTCAAGGGACAGTATTTCTAGCTGATCTAATGGAGCTTCCATTTGGGGAGTTTGATTCGATATTGAGGATGGATTGGCTGGTAAAGTACCGAGTAAGTCTGGATTGTACGACGAAGAGAGTCGTCTTAAGAACCGAGAAGGATACTGAG GAAAAGTTTGTTTGGAAAGGATGTGAGGCATTCTTAGCCTACATTAGTGTTTCTGATTCTAGGGACTCTTCGGTTGAAGACATCGGAACCGTGAGTGACTctctagatgtgtttcctgaggaactaTCGGGTTTTCCTCCAAGCCAAGAGGTGGAGTTTGAGATTGAGTTGATCTCTGGTACAGCTCTAGTGTCTATCGCGCCCTATCGAGTGGCACCGAAAGAGATGACGGAACTTAAGGCTTAG